From the genome of Papaver somniferum cultivar HN1 chromosome 2, ASM357369v1, whole genome shotgun sequence, one region includes:
- the LOC113347671 gene encoding threonine synthase, chloroplastic-like, whose translation MAACSLFQASSPCTLNPRTSKSFLRNPRTQSLSIRSCSSSSATPSITSISSESSSNCHSKHRRPADENIRDEAKRTHITDNNHGFSAKYVPFNADPSSTESYSLDEIIYRSKSGGLLDVQHDMEALKKFDGKYWKNLFDSRIGKTTWPYGSGVWSKKEWVLPEIDSDHIVSAFEGNSNLFWAERYGKTILGMNDLWVKHCGISHTGSFKDLGMTVLVSQVNRLRKLGKPVVGVGCASTGDTSAALSAYCAAAGIPAIVFLPANKISMAQLVQPIANGAKVISLDTDFDGCMQLIREVTAELPIYLANSLNSLRLEGQKTAAIEILQQFDWEVPDWVIVPGGNLGNIYAFYKGFQMCKELGLVDRIPRMVCAQAANANPLYLHYKSGWDSEFKPVTAATTFASAIQIGDPVSIDRAVFALKNCDGIVEEASEEELMDAMSQADLTGMFICPHTGVALAALIKLRNSGVIQPNDRTVVVSTAHGLKFTQSKIDYHSKEIPDMASRFANPPIEVKADFGAVMDVLKKRVLNTV comes from the exons ATGGCCGCCTGTTCACTCTTCCAAGCCTCATCTCCCTGTACTCTAAACCCTAGAACCTCAAAATCCTTCCTCCGCAACCCCCGTACTCAATCACTCTCCATCAGATCTTGTTCATCATCATCCGCAACACCATCAATCACATCCATttcatcagaatcatcatcaaACTGTCATTCCAAACACCGCCGCCCAGCCGATGAAAACATCCGTGACGAAGCCAAACGAACTCATATCACAGACAACAATCATGGATTTTCAGCTAAGTATGTTCCATTCAACGCAGATCCGTCATCGACCGAGTCGTATTCGTTGGATGAGATTATCTACAGGAGCAAATCGGGCGGGTTATTGGATGTGCAACATGATATGGAGGCGTTGAAGAAGTTCGATGGGAAGTATTGGAAGAATTTGTTTGATTCCAGAATTGGTAAGACGACTTGGCCATATGGATCTGGAGTTTGGTCTAAAAAGGAGTGGGTTCTGCCGGAGATTGATTCCGATCATATTGTCAGTGCATTTGAAGGGAATTCGAATTTGTTCTGGGCTGAGAGGTACGGGAAGACGATTTTGGGGATGAATGATTTGTGGGTGAAACATTGTGGGATTTCACATACTGGGAGTTTCAAGGATTTGGGGATGACTGTGTTGGTGAGTCAAGTGAATCGGTTGAGGAAATTGGGGAAACCGGTTGTTGGTGTTGGTTGTGCAAGTACTGGGGATACCTCGGCGGCGCTATCGGCTTATTGTGCTGCGGCTGGGATACCTGCGATTGTGTTTCTGCCGGCGAATAAGATTTCGATGGCTCAGTTGGTACAGCCGATTGCGAATGGTGCAAAGGTGATTAGTTTGGATACTGATTTTGATGGGTGTATGCAGTTGATTAGGGAGGTGACGGCGGAGTTGCCGATTTATTTGGCGAATTCGTTGAATAGTTTGAGACTTGAAGGGCAGAAGACGGCTGCAATTGAGATACTGCAGCAGTTTGATTGGGAGGTTCCGGATTGGGTTATTGTGCCTGGTGGGAATTTGGGGAATATTTATGCATTTTATAAAGGGTTTCAGATGTGTAAGGAGTTGGGGCTTGTTGATCGAATTCCACGGATGGTTTGTGCACAAGCTGCAAATGCGAATCCCTTGTATTTGCATTACAAGTCTGGGTGGGATTCTGAATTCAAACCGGTTACGGCAGCTACTACATTTGCATCTGCAATTCAGATTGGTGATCCAGTTTCGATTGATAGAGCTGTTTTTGCTTTGAAAAATTGTGATGGGATTGTGGAGGAAGCGTCTGAGGAGGAATTGATGGATGCAATGTCACAGGCTGATCTTACTGGGATGTTTATTTGTCCTCATACTGGTGTTGCACTTGCGGCGTTGATTAAGCTTAGAAACAGTGGGGTTATTCAACCTAATGACCGGACGGTTGTTGTTAGTACTGCTCATGGGTTGAAATTTACACAATCCAAGATTGATTACCACTCTAAGGAAATTCCAGACATGGCTTCCAGATTCGCTAACCCACCTATAGAAGTGAAGGCAGATTTTGGAGCTGTTATGGATGTTTTGAAGAAGAGGGTGTTGA ATACCGTTTAG